A single Arcobacter sp. FWKO B DNA region contains:
- the rplX gene encoding 50S ribosomal protein L24, protein MAVKLKIKKGDTVKIIAGDDKGKTGEVIKVMPKEMKVLVKGCKIAKKAVKPDQEKNPDGGFINKEMPIDISNVAKVEGA, encoded by the coding sequence ATGGCTGTTAAATTAAAGATTAAAAAAGGCGATACTGTTAAAATTATCGCTGGAGATGACAAAGGTAAAACTGGTGAAGTTATCAAAGTTATGCCAAAAGAGATGAAAGTACTTGTAAAAGGTTGTAAAATAGCTAAAAAAGCTGTAAAACCTGATCAAGAAAAAAATCCAGATGGTGGATTTATAAATAAAGAGATGCCAATTGATATCTCAAATGTAGCAAAAGTTGAAGGAGCATAA
- the rpsC gene encoding 30S ribosomal protein S3 has translation MGQKVSPIGIRLGINRNWESRWFPTFSKMPENIAEDHKIRKFVKKELYYAGVSQTLIERTAKKVRVTVVAARPGIIIGKKGADVEKLKDSLSKLLGKEITVNIKEERKPQISAQLAAENVAQQLERRVAFRRAMKRVMQNALKSGAKGIKVSVSGRLGGAEMARTEWYLEGRVPLHTLRAKIDYGFAEAHTTYGCIGIKVWIFKGEVLAKGIQPERETPANNTAKKRKPTTKKRGK, from the coding sequence ATGGGTCAAAAAGTTAGTCCAATAGGAATAAGACTTGGAATCAATAGAAACTGGGAGTCAAGATGGTTCCCAACTTTCAGCAAAATGCCAGAAAACATTGCTGAAGACCATAAAATAAGAAAGTTCGTTAAAAAAGAACTTTACTATGCTGGTGTTTCTCAAACATTGATTGAAAGAACAGCTAAAAAAGTTAGAGTTACAGTAGTTGCTGCAAGACCTGGTATCATTATTGGTAAAAAAGGTGCAGATGTTGAAAAACTTAAAGATTCTTTATCTAAACTTTTAGGAAAAGAAATTACTGTAAACATCAAAGAAGAGAGAAAACCACAAATTTCTGCTCAACTTGCTGCTGAAAATGTTGCTCAACAATTAGAAAGAAGGGTAGCTTTTAGAAGAGCTATGAAAAGAGTTATGCAAAATGCTCTAAAATCTGGTGCTAAAGGTATAAAAGTTTCAGTATCAGGTAGACTTGGTGGTGCTGAAATGGCTAGAACTGAGTGGTATCTTGAAGGTAGAGTTCCTCTTCATACACTAAGAGCTAAGATTGATTATGGTTTTGCTGAAGCACATACTACATATGGATGTATTGGTATAAAAGTTTGGATTTTCAAAGGTGAAGTACTTGCAAAAGGTATCCAACCAGAAAGAGAAACTCCTGCAAATAATACGGCTAAAAAGAGAAAACCTACTACAAAGAAAAGAGGTAAATAA
- the rplV gene encoding 50S ribosomal protein L22: MSRAVLKFIRLSPIKARLVAREVQGMNAELAIASLEFTPNKAAKIISKVIASAVANAGLEANEAEITSCRVDKAAMLKRFMPRARGRATPKLKPTSHIIVEVAPVKGEK; the protein is encoded by the coding sequence ATGAGTAGAGCAGTATTAAAATTTATAAGACTTTCTCCTATTAAAGCTAGACTTGTTGCTAGAGAAGTTCAAGGTATGAATGCAGAGCTTGCAATTGCTAGTTTAGAGTTTACTCCAAACAAAGCTGCAAAGATAATCTCTAAAGTAATAGCTTCTGCTGTTGCAAATGCAGGTCTAGAAGCTAATGAGGCAGAAATAACAAGTTGTAGAGTAGACAAAGCAGCTATGTTAAAAAGATTTATGCCAAGAGCTAGAGGAAGAGCAACACCAAAACTAAAACCTACTTCTCACATTATTGTTGAAGTAGCACCAGTTAAAGGAGAGAAGTAA
- a CDS encoding ankyrin repeat domain-containing protein — protein MLGIFKKATLQDLLVELKKEIFDEAKVNTLLQSVDIKQKTQDGKTLLHQIAPLNKLEAMVWLVKKGVNINIVDNNGFTALMYAISSGSVESIKQLIDLKANVNIINNQGRNALAESVLNNKEEAFMILKDITKDLNILDTKGQNLLFYAAANGNLRIINELLELKDIDINKKDIDGKTLLFTEEVYSNKELLQMLVSKGLDLKALDLNNKNVLFYYIKSKYLNVEYFEYLVELGFDLNQRDNKKNTLIFKVVSHINKLTKDKKEQSKIDMLYEVLDILLDKKVETNLWNLKGDSLLTITAKSKNDELLKFLLRNDIDPNLQNEDKKTALFIMAMLGKDYIAQIIILLDFGANANLEDINNQTIIEKLINADLYIKNKIHLSRDERKEIIEDGEYHNVLKEILYNSEVNLRKLNSKNDPYFFEPLMLDNVELVRLLIKYGADINQLSNDGLNVIYKFLASHKDPMRESEKKAYFNTLKNIISLGVDINARDNYGGVVLHKAILDNDDQTIKIIINAKADLNAIDNRGRNHIHNTIWKNRIKVFKMIYSYNKKLLNIPDKFGVLPINYAAFLGYSEFVLVLLDHGSQINNPYKKSHYIIQFLEKFHQNLDKVAEQTAHKPDRDKVTQLIYNMKKEFEVKS, from the coding sequence ATGCTTGGTATATTCAAAAAGGCTACGCTGCAAGATTTATTAGTTGAGCTCAAAAAAGAGATATTTGATGAAGCTAAAGTTAATACACTATTGCAAAGTGTAGATATCAAGCAAAAAACTCAAGATGGGAAAACTCTTCTTCACCAAATCGCACCATTAAATAAATTAGAAGCTATGGTCTGGCTTGTAAAAAAAGGTGTAAACATTAATATCGTTGATAATAATGGATTTACTGCTTTAATGTATGCTATAAGTAGTGGAAGTGTTGAGAGTATAAAACAACTAATAGATTTAAAAGCAAATGTTAATATCATAAACAATCAAGGTAGAAATGCTCTTGCAGAATCTGTATTAAACAATAAAGAAGAAGCTTTTATGATACTAAAAGATATCACAAAAGATTTGAATATTTTAGATACAAAAGGGCAAAACCTCTTATTTTATGCTGCTGCAAATGGAAATTTAAGAATTATAAATGAACTTCTAGAACTCAAAGATATTGATATCAATAAAAAAGATATTGATGGTAAAACACTTTTATTTACAGAAGAGGTTTACAGTAATAAAGAGTTATTACAGATGTTAGTATCAAAAGGGCTTGATTTAAAAGCTCTTGATTTAAATAACAAAAATGTACTTTTTTACTATATTAAGTCAAAATACTTAAATGTTGAGTATTTTGAATATTTAGTGGAACTAGGCTTTGATTTAAATCAAAGAGACAACAAAAAAAATACATTAATTTTTAAAGTAGTTAGTCATATAAATAAACTTACAAAAGATAAAAAAGAACAAAGCAAGATTGATATGCTTTATGAAGTGTTAGATATCTTACTTGATAAAAAAGTTGAAACAAATTTATGGAACTTAAAAGGTGATAGTCTTTTGACAATTACTGCAAAAAGTAAAAATGATGAACTTTTAAAATTCTTGTTAAGAAATGATATAGACCCAAATTTACAAAATGAAGATAAAAAAACAGCTCTATTTATAATGGCTATGTTAGGTAAAGATTATATAGCACAAATTATTATTTTACTTGATTTTGGTGCAAATGCAAATTTAGAAGATATAAACAACCAAACTATAATAGAAAAACTAATAAATGCAGATTTATATATTAAAAACAAAATACATTTAAGTAGAGATGAAAGAAAAGAGATTATAGAAGATGGTGAGTATCATAATGTATTAAAAGAAATACTATATAACTCTGAAGTAAATCTGCGTAAATTAAATTCCAAAAATGATCCATACTTTTTTGAGCCATTGATGCTTGATAATGTTGAACTTGTAAGATTGCTTATTAAATATGGTGCAGATATAAATCAACTTAGCAACGATGGATTAAATGTAATTTATAAATTTCTAGCGTCACATAAAGACCCAATGAGAGAATCAGAAAAAAAAGCATATTTTAATACACTTAAAAATATTATAAGCCTTGGGGTTGATATAAATGCTAGGGATAATTATGGTGGAGTTGTATTACATAAAGCAATTTTAGATAATGACGACCAAACAATTAAAATCATAATCAACGCAAAAGCAGATTTAAACGCAATTGATAATCGTGGTAGAAACCATATACATAATACAATCTGGAAAAATCGTATAAAAGTATTTAAAATGATATATTCATATAATAAAAAGCTTTTAAATATACCAGATAAATTTGGTGTATTGCCTATTAACTATGCAGCATTTTTAGGATATAGTGAGTTTGTATTGGTGTTGTTAGATCATGGTTCACAAATTAATAATCCATATAAAAAAAGTCACTATATAATACAATTTTTGGAAAAATTCCATCAAAATCTTGATAAAGTAGCCGAGCAAACTGCACATAAACCTGATAGAGATAAAGTAACACAACTTATATATAATATGAAAAAAGAATTTGAAGTTAAAAGCTAG
- the rpsS gene encoding 30S ribosomal protein S19, with protein sequence MARSVKKGPFVDGHLMKKVLAAQASGDKKPIKTWSRRSTILPDMIGLTFNVHNGKVFVPVNVTENHVGYKLGEFAPTRLFKGHKGTVQKKVG encoded by the coding sequence ATGGCAAGATCAGTAAAAAAAGGTCCATTTGTTGATGGGCATCTAATGAAAAAAGTTCTAGCTGCACAAGCTAGTGGTGACAAAAAACCAATTAAAACTTGGTCAAGAAGAAGTACAATTTTACCAGATATGATAGGTCTTACTTTCAATGTTCACAATGGTAAAGTATTCGTACCTGTAAATGTTACAGAAAATCATGTTGGTTATAAGCTTGGTGAGTTTGCTCCAACAAGACTATTTAAAGGGCACAAAGGTACTGTGCAAAAAAAGGTAGGATGA
- the rplD gene encoding 50S ribosomal protein L4 — MSKAVVLNEKFETSGNVELPSTYETINSHNLYLYVKSYLASLRSNTARAKTRAEVSGGGKKPKAQKGSGGARWGSMRSPLFVGGGTIFGPTKRNYEQKVNKKQKVLALKFALNAQAQKGSLFVVDSIAVESGKTKDAIAMVKKLNQRSTLVVVDLLDEKTYLAFRNVPNCYIIEKQELNAYWMSVFHSVLMEKAVFDSLTGEK; from the coding sequence ATGAGTAAAGCAGTAGTATTAAACGAAAAATTTGAAACAAGTGGAAATGTAGAACTTCCATCAACTTATGAGACAATTAATTCTCATAACTTATATTTGTATGTTAAGTCTTATCTTGCATCTTTAAGATCAAATACTGCAAGAGCTAAAACAAGAGCAGAAGTGAGTGGTGGTGGTAAAAAACCAAAAGCTCAAAAAGGTAGCGGTGGTGCTAGATGGGGTTCAATGAGATCTCCTTTATTCGTAGGTGGGGGTACAATATTTGGACCAACTAAAAGAAACTATGAGCAAAAAGTTAATAAAAAACAAAAAGTTTTAGCTTTAAAATTTGCTCTTAATGCACAAGCACAAAAAGGTAGTTTATTTGTAGTTGATTCGATTGCTGTTGAATCAGGTAAAACAAAAGACGCTATTGCAATGGTTAAAAAATTAAACCAGAGAAGTACACTAGTAGTTGTTGATTTATTAGATGAAAAAACTTACTTAGCATTTAGAAATGTACCAAATTGTTACATAATAGAAAAACAAGAATTAAACGCTTATTGGATGTCTGTATTCCACTCTGTATTGATGGAAAAAGCAGTATTTGATAGTTTAACAGGGGAGAAATAA
- the rplF gene encoding 50S ribosomal protein L6, giving the protein MSRIGKQPIAIPSGIEVVVNNGIITIKKGNDTKEINTQNRVKAEVKDGSLVFEAIGTEAEDKAFWGTYRALANNAILGLSTGFTKKLEINGVGYKAAVNGNVLELALGFSHPINFEIPKGISMSVEKNVLTITGSDKGQVGQISAIVRGYRPPEPYKGKGVKYVDETIIRKAGKTSKK; this is encoded by the coding sequence ATGTCAAGAATTGGAAAACAACCTATAGCAATACCAAGTGGTATAGAAGTAGTAGTTAATAATGGTATAATTACTATTAAAAAAGGTAACGATACAAAAGAAATTAATACTCAAAACAGAGTAAAAGCTGAAGTAAAAGACGGAAGTCTTGTATTTGAAGCTATCGGAACTGAAGCAGAAGATAAAGCATTCTGGGGTACATATAGAGCATTAGCAAATAACGCAATATTAGGTTTAAGTACTGGTTTTACAAAAAAACTAGAAATTAACGGTGTTGGTTATAAAGCTGCAGTAAATGGAAATGTATTAGAATTAGCTCTTGGATTCTCACATCCGATCAATTTCGAAATTCCAAAAGGTATCAGTATGAGCGTTGAAAAAAATGTTCTTACTATTACTGGAAGTGATAAAGGTCAAGTAGGGCAAATTTCAGCTATCGTTAGAGGTTATAGACCACCAGAACCATACAAAGGTAAAGGTGTGAAATATGTTGATGAGACTATCATCAGAAAAGCTGGAAAAACTTCTAAGAAATAA
- the rpsQ gene encoding 30S ribosomal protein S17, protein MNTHKREIQGVVVKRSGDKTVSVLVTRSVLHPKYHKTVKKFKKYLVHDERNEVNVGDTISALECRPLSKTKSYRLNTILARGVE, encoded by the coding sequence ATGAATACACATAAAAGAGAGATTCAAGGTGTAGTGGTAAAAAGAAGTGGTGATAAAACAGTTTCAGTTTTAGTTACAAGAAGCGTTCTACACCCTAAATATCACAAAACTGTTAAAAAATTTAAAAAATATTTAGTACATGATGAGAGAAACGAAGTAAATGTTGGAGATACAATTTCAGCTTTAGAATGTAGACCTTTATCTAAAACTAAGTCTTATAGACTAAATACTATCCTTGCAAGAGGAGTTGAATAA
- the rplR gene encoding 50S ribosomal protein L18 — protein MSRAKVMAKKNLLRTKRKLKVRSKISGTAQKPRVSIFKSNRFLSVQAIDDVAGVTLAGLNSKTLDLTANKEGAIGLAGKFAQMLKEKNITEVVFDRNGYVYHGVVAAFADALRDNGIKL, from the coding sequence ATGAGTAGAGCAAAAGTAATGGCAAAGAAAAATTTGCTAAGAACAAAAAGAAAATTAAAAGTTAGATCGAAAATCAGTGGTACAGCACAAAAGCCAAGAGTATCTATTTTTAAATCAAATAGATTCTTAAGCGTTCAAGCAATTGATGATGTTGCAGGTGTGACATTAGCTGGTTTAAATAGCAAAACACTAGATTTAACTGCTAATAAAGAGGGTGCAATAGGCTTAGCTGGCAAATTTGCCCAAATGCTAAAAGAGAAAAATATAACTGAAGTTGTATTTGATAGAAATGGCTATGTTTATCATGGTGTAGTTGCAGCATTTGCTGATGCACTAAGAGATAACGGAATCAAACTATAA
- a CDS encoding 50S ribosomal protein L23: MADITDIKSILYTEKTIELQENGVIVVQTSPKMTKNGLKEVFKEYFGVTPSKVNSLRQDGKVKKFRGRVGKRADFKKFYVTLPEGAAIANLSA; this comes from the coding sequence ATGGCAGATATTACAGATATCAAATCAATCCTCTATACAGAAAAAACTATAGAGCTTCAAGAAAATGGTGTAATAGTTGTTCAAACTTCACCTAAAATGACAAAAAATGGTTTAAAAGAAGTATTTAAAGAGTATTTTGGTGTAACTCCATCAAAAGTTAATTCTTTAAGACAAGACGGTAAAGTTAAAAAATTCAGAGGAAGAGTTGGTAAAAGAGCTGATTTCAAAAAGTTCTATGTTACACTTCCAGAGGGCGCGGCAATCGCGAACCTATCAGCTTAA
- the rpmC gene encoding 50S ribosomal protein L29, whose translation MKYIDIKDKSLEELQAMLKEKKVLLFELKAKLKTMQLTNTSELRTVKKDIARIQTAITAVNA comes from the coding sequence ATGAAATATATTGATATTAAAGATAAAAGCTTAGAAGAATTACAAGCTATGTTAAAAGAGAAAAAGGTGTTGTTGTTCGAACTTAAAGCTAAGTTAAAAACTATGCAACTAACTAATACTAGTGAACTTAGAACAGTTAAAAAAGATATCGCTAGAATTCAAACTGCTATCACTGCAGTTAACGCATAA
- a CDS encoding type Z 30S ribosomal protein S14, with amino-acid sequence MAKKSMIAKAQRKPKFAVRAYTRCSVCGRPKSVYQDFGLCRVCLRKMANEGLLPGVRKASW; translated from the coding sequence ATGGCTAAAAAGTCTATGATAGCAAAGGCTCAAAGAAAGCCTAAGTTTGCAGTAAGAGCATATACAAGATGTTCTGTGTGTGGAAGACCAAAATCTGTATATCAAGATTTTGGACTTTGTAGAGTATGTTTAAGAAAAATGGCTAACGAGGGATTACTTCCTGGTGTTAGAAAAGCAAGCTGGTAG
- the rplC gene encoding 50S ribosomal protein L3: MEFIVEKIGMSRTISVPSVPVTLLKLIDTKVCEVLENGKALVAYSNGKKINKPVAGQQKKYNLSKEFNRFATVKTSNTEAGDVDTSALAEGVKVKATFKTKGRGFTGVMKRWNFAGGPGGHGSRFHRRVGSIGNCEWPGRVQPGKKMPGQYGFETVTVSNEVVSFDPASGVLVLKGSVSGPNGALGRVRIAK, encoded by the coding sequence ATGGAATTCATAGTTGAAAAAATCGGTATGAGCAGAACAATTTCTGTTCCAAGTGTTCCTGTTACACTTTTAAAGCTTATAGATACTAAAGTATGTGAAGTATTAGAAAATGGAAAAGCTTTAGTTGCATATAGTAACGGTAAAAAAATCAATAAGCCAGTAGCTGGTCAACAAAAAAAATATAACTTAAGCAAAGAATTTAATAGATTTGCTACTGTTAAAACATCAAATACTGAAGCAGGTGATGTTGATACATCAGCTCTAGCTGAAGGTGTTAAGGTAAAAGCTACTTTCAAAACAAAAGGTAGAGGTTTTACTGGTGTTATGAAAAGATGGAACTTTGCTGGTGGTCCAGGTGGTCACGGTTCAAGATTTCATAGAAGAGTAGGTTCTATTGGTAACTGCGAATGGCCAGGAAGAGTTCAACCAGGTAAAAAAATGCCAGGTCAATATGGATTTGAAACTGTAACAGTTTCTAATGAAGTTGTTTCTTTTGATCCAGCAAGTGGTGTATTAGTACTTAAAGGTTCAGTAAGTGGCCCTAACGGTGCATTAGGTAGAGTAAGGATTGCTAAATGA
- the rplE gene encoding 50S ribosomal protein L5: MAARLFEKYNSVVKPALEAEFPKNKMLTPRIEKVVISVGAGEAMKDNKLMQNMADTISLIAGQKAQIVIAKKSVAGFKVREGMPVGIKVTLRSEQMYVFLDKLISVALPRVKDFRGLNRNGFDGRGNYNFGLNEQLMFPEVVYDDIIKTHGMNISVATTAQNDSEAFRLLELMGIPFTKGRE, translated from the coding sequence ATGGCAGCAAGACTTTTTGAAAAATATAATAGTGTTGTAAAACCTGCTCTTGAGGCTGAGTTCCCAAAAAACAAAATGCTTACACCTAGAATAGAAAAAGTAGTAATTTCTGTTGGTGCTGGTGAAGCTATGAAAGATAACAAATTGATGCAAAATATGGCTGACACTATCTCTTTGATAGCTGGTCAAAAAGCTCAAATTGTAATAGCTAAAAAATCTGTAGCTGGATTTAAAGTAAGAGAAGGTATGCCAGTAGGTATCAAAGTTACTTTAAGAAGTGAACAAATGTATGTATTCTTAGACAAATTAATCTCTGTAGCATTACCAAGAGTTAAGGACTTTAGAGGTCTTAATAGAAATGGTTTTGATGGTAGAGGTAACTATAACTTTGGTCTAAATGAGCAATTAATGTTCCCAGAAGTTGTATATGATGACATTATCAAAACACATGGTATGAACATTTCAGTAGCTACTACAGCACAAAATGACTCAGAGGCTTTTAGATTATTAGAGCTTATGGGTATTCCATTTACTAAAGGAAGAGAATAA
- the rplB gene encoding 50S ribosomal protein L2, whose translation MAIKKFRPITPARRFMSVLDTSDITSKPTVRSLLVRVKAAAGRNSYGRITSRHKEAGAKKLYRIIDFKRNKFGIPGTVATVEYDPYRNCRICLVNYVDGEKRYVIQPKGMNVGDVISSAVSGLDIKPGNAMQLMNIPVGTMVHNIELKPGKGGQLARSAGSYAQVMGREDKYVILRLPSGEMRKVLGVNMATIGVVGNEDYANMVIGKAGRARHMGIRPQTRGSAMNPVDHPHGGGEGKTGSSGHPVTPWGMPTKGYKTRKKKASDKLIISRRKK comes from the coding sequence ATGGCTATTAAAAAATTTAGACCAATTACACCAGCTAGAAGATTTATGAGTGTATTAGATACTTCTGATATTACTTCTAAACCAACAGTTAGATCTCTTCTTGTAAGAGTAAAAGCAGCAGCTGGTAGAAATAGTTACGGTAGAATTACAAGCAGACATAAAGAAGCAGGTGCTAAAAAACTATATAGAATTATAGATTTTAAAAGAAACAAATTTGGAATCCCAGGAACAGTTGCAACTGTTGAGTACGATCCATACAGAAATTGTAGAATTTGTTTAGTTAACTATGTTGATGGTGAAAAAAGATATGTTATCCAACCAAAAGGTATGAATGTTGGTGATGTTATATCTTCAGCTGTAAGCGGACTTGACATTAAGCCAGGTAATGCAATGCAACTAATGAACATACCAGTTGGTACAATGGTACACAATATTGAGTTAAAACCTGGTAAAGGTGGACAACTTGCAAGAAGTGCAGGAAGTTATGCTCAAGTTATGGGTAGAGAAGATAAATATGTTATATTAAGACTTCCAAGTGGCGAAATGAGAAAAGTTCTTGGTGTTAATATGGCAACTATTGGTGTAGTTGGAAATGAAGACTATGCAAATATGGTTATCGGAAAAGCAGGTCGTGCAAGACATATGGGTATTAGACCTCAAACAAGAGGTTCTGCGATGAACCCAGTAGATCACCCACACGGTGGTGGTGAAGGTAAAACAGGTTCTTCTGGACATCCTGTAACTCCATGGGGTATGCCTACAAAAGGTTATAAAACTAGAAAGAAAAAAGCTAGTGATAAACTTATCATCTCAAGAAGAAAGAAGTAG
- the rpsJ gene encoding 30S ribosomal protein S10, whose protein sequence is MEKIRLKLKAYDHRVLDRSVASIVEAVKRTGAELVGPIPLPTKIRRYTVLRSPHINKDSREQFEIRVHSRMIDIVSATPDTVDSLMKLDLAPEVDVEVRSMGQA, encoded by the coding sequence ATGGAAAAAATTAGATTAAAATTGAAGGCATACGATCATAGAGTTCTTGATCGTTCAGTTGCTTCTATCGTAGAAGCTGTTAAAAGAACAGGTGCAGAGTTGGTAGGTCCAATACCATTGCCAACGAAGATCAGAAGATATACAGTTCTTAGATCTCCACATATAAACAAAGATAGTAGAGAGCAGTTCGAAATAAGAGTTCACTCTAGAATGATTGATATTGTTTCGGCTACTCCAGATACTGTTGATTCTTTAATGAAACTTGATCTTGCTCCAGAAGTTGATGTAGAAGTTAGATCAATGGGTCAAGCATAA
- the rplP gene encoding 50S ribosomal protein L16 produces MLMPKRTKYRKQMKGRNRGEASRGNSLAFGTIGIKAVEHGRIDSRQIEAARIAMTRRVKRQGKVWIMVFPDKPLTAKPLETRMGKGKGSVDKWVMNIKPGRICFEMAGVDEELAREALTLAMHKLPFKTKIVTVDSENEIY; encoded by the coding sequence ATGTTAATGCCAAAAAGAACTAAATATAGAAAACAGATGAAAGGTAGAAATAGAGGCGAAGCTTCAAGAGGTAACTCTTTAGCATTCGGAACTATTGGTATCAAAGCTGTTGAACACGGTAGAATTGACTCAAGACAAATCGAAGCTGCAAGGATTGCAATGACTAGAAGAGTTAAGAGACAAGGTAAAGTATGGATTATGGTATTCCCAGACAAACCACTTACTGCTAAACCACTAGAAACTAGGATGGGTAAAGGTAAAGGAAGTGTAGATAAATGGGTTATGAATATCAAGCCTGGTAGAATTTGCTTTGAGATGGCGGGTGTAGATGAAGAATTAGCAAGAGAAGCTTTAACTTTAGCTATGCATAAATTACCATTTAAAACAAAAATCGTAACAGTGGATAGTGAAAATGAAATATATTGA
- the rplN gene encoding 50S ribosomal protein L14, whose product MIQSFTRLNVADNSGAKEIMCIKVLGGSKRRYASVGDVIVASVKKAIPNGKVKKGQVVKAVVVRTHKEVQRENGSLIRFDDNAAVILDNKREPIGTRIFGPVAREVRYANFMKIVSLAPEVL is encoded by the coding sequence ATGATACAAAGTTTTACAAGATTAAATGTAGCTGATAACAGCGGTGCTAAAGAAATTATGTGCATCAAAGTATTAGGTGGAAGTAAAAGAAGATATGCAAGTGTTGGTGATGTAATTGTTGCATCAGTAAAAAAAGCTATCCCAAATGGTAAAGTAAAAAAAGGACAAGTTGTTAAAGCTGTTGTTGTAAGAACTCATAAAGAAGTTCAAAGAGAAAATGGTTCTTTAATCAGATTCGATGATAATGCAGCAGTAATCTTAGACAACAAAAGAGAGCCTATCGGAACTCGTATATTTGGACCAGTAGCAAGAGAAGTTAGATATGCAAACTTTATGAAAATCGTATCACTTGCTCCGGAGGTATTATAA
- the rpsH gene encoding 30S ribosomal protein S8: protein MINDMIADALTRIRNASLRRLDVTTLLHSNTVEAVLNVLQAKGYIDSFKVVEGQNNKKTISVVLKYDDSGKTVINEVVRVSKPGRRVYKGFTELKSFKNGYGTIVVSTNKGVISNDEAYAAKVGGEVLCTIW, encoded by the coding sequence ATGATAAACGATATGATTGCAGATGCATTAACAAGAATCAGAAATGCGTCTTTAAGAAGATTAGATGTAACTACACTTCTTCATTCTAACACAGTTGAAGCTGTACTTAATGTATTACAAGCAAAAGGATACATTGACAGTTTTAAAGTAGTAGAAGGTCAAAACAATAAAAAAACAATTAGTGTAGTTTTAAAGTATGATGATAGCGGTAAAACAGTTATCAATGAAGTTGTTAGAGTATCTAAGCCTGGTAGAAGAGTTTACAAAGGTTTTACAGAACTTAAGAGCTTTAAAAACGGATATGGTACAATAGTAGTAAGCACAAACAAAGGTGTTATAAGCAATGATGAAGCTTATGCAGCTAAAGTTGGTGGTGAAGTACTTTGTACTATTTGGTAA